One window of the Candidatus Chryseobacterium colombiense genome contains the following:
- a CDS encoding NAD(P)H-dependent oxidoreductase, with the protein MKKTLVVFAHPYLEHSNSNVELINFYVRHQHFTLRDLYEEYPDFHIAAFRERKRLKNYDRFVFQFPLIWFGIPPLLRLWIDEVFDRDWLKEGEYNPLENKEVYILVTTGGKERSFSRHGTYKYTVEELISGLIVSLNVFKANLKNIKIVYEANKLSKKDIILHKQKFTELLNQ; encoded by the coding sequence ATGAAGAAGACGTTGGTAGTTTTTGCACACCCTTATTTGGAGCACTCAAACTCGAATGTAGAGCTCATCAATTTCTATGTACGTCATCAGCATTTTACCCTCAGAGATCTTTACGAAGAATACCCCGACTTTCATATCGCTGCTTTTAGGGAAAGAAAAAGATTAAAAAATTATGACCGTTTTGTTTTTCAGTTTCCCTTGATTTGGTTCGGAATCCCTCCTCTGCTGCGACTTTGGATTGACGAAGTTTTTGACCGTGACTGGCTTAAAGAAGGAGAATATAACCCATTAGAAAATAAAGAAGTTTATATTTTGGTAACGACTGGTGGAAAAGAAAGGTCTTTCAGCAGACATGGCACTTATAAATACACTGTAGAAGAACTCATCAGCGGCCTTATCGTTTCGTTAAATGTTTTTAAAGCTAATCTTAAAAATATTAAAATTGTTTACGAAGCCAATAAATTATCCAAAAAAGATATCATTCTACATAAACAGAAATTTACAGAACTTTTGAATCAATAA
- the coaD gene encoding pantetheine-phosphate adenylyltransferase, whose amino-acid sequence MKVAVFPGSFDPITLGHYDIIERAAPLFDKLIIAIGQNSQKKYMFPLEKRIEFIQNSVAEFPNVEVDFFEGLTVDFCFEKNAQFILRGLRNPADFEFEKAIAHTNRTLAHKKLETVFLLTSSGKSFISSSIVREIINHGGEYELLVPDSVRV is encoded by the coding sequence ATGAAAGTTGCTGTTTTCCCGGGATCTTTTGATCCCATTACTCTAGGACACTACGATATTATTGAAAGAGCAGCTCCGCTTTTTGATAAATTAATTATCGCAATTGGTCAGAATTCTCAAAAAAAATATATGTTTCCTCTGGAAAAAAGAATAGAATTTATTCAAAATTCCGTAGCAGAATTTCCCAATGTAGAAGTTGATTTTTTTGAAGGTTTAACGGTGGATTTCTGTTTTGAAAAAAATGCTCAGTTTATTTTAAGAGGCTTGAGAAATCCCGCAGATTTCGAATTTGAAAAAGCTATTGCCCACACCAACAGAACACTGGCTCACAAAAAACTGGAAACGGTATTTTTATTAACTTCATCAGGAAAATCTTTTATCAGCAGCAGCATTGTAAGAGAAATCATCAACCATGGCGGAGAATATGAACTGCTTGTTCCCGATTCCGTTAGAGTATAA
- a CDS encoding TPM domain-containing protein — protein MKSFLTDQQIASLVEAIQSAEEHSTGEIRVHIDSNTEKDHAKTAFQIFEKLCLNKTTEKNAVLFHVNFEQKYLTIIGDTGIHEKVQQSYWDHLHDYITAEFAKGNYYKALKSAILKTGLELKKHFPVTGENPNQLPNEITFS, from the coding sequence ATGAAAAGTTTCCTTACAGATCAGCAAATCGCTTCCCTTGTGGAAGCGATTCAGTCAGCAGAAGAACATTCTACCGGTGAGATTAGAGTGCATATCGACTCGAATACTGAAAAAGATCATGCTAAAACAGCATTTCAGATTTTCGAAAAACTGTGCCTTAATAAAACCACCGAAAAGAATGCTGTGCTCTTCCATGTGAATTTTGAACAGAAATACCTCACCATAATTGGCGACACAGGAATTCATGAGAAAGTGCAGCAGTCGTATTGGGATCATCTGCATGACTATATTACTGCTGAATTTGCTAAAGGAAATTATTATAAAGCTTTGAAAAGTGCAATCCTGAAAACAGGACTTGAGCTTAAAAAACATTTTCCCGTAACAGGAGAAAACCCCAATCAATTGCCTAATGAAATTACGTTCTCTTAA
- a CDS encoding LemA family protein produces the protein MKNKGCLSAGTIGIALIIIVAVLFFWGKNGYNNFVAQEQEVITKWANVETVYQKRANLIPNLERTVKSYSKFEQETLTKVVEARSKATSINIDPSNMTEQDLARFQAAQGELSGSLSRLMAVVEQYPNLKADQQYINFQREYTAIENSIRTETVYYNQAVQKYNTSIKQFPNNILANFTNFKEKPAFKAEAGAEKAPEVFSE, from the coding sequence ATGAAAAACAAGGGCTGTCTGAGCGCCGGAACCATCGGTATTGCTCTTATCATTATCGTTGCTGTATTATTTTTCTGGGGTAAAAACGGATATAATAATTTCGTAGCTCAGGAGCAGGAAGTTATTACCAAATGGGCCAACGTAGAAACTGTGTATCAAAAGAGAGCAAATCTTATCCCTAATTTGGAAAGAACGGTAAAATCTTATTCAAAATTTGAACAGGAAACTCTTACAAAAGTAGTTGAAGCCCGTTCAAAAGCTACCTCCATCAATATTGACCCGAGCAATATGACAGAACAGGATCTTGCAAGATTCCAGGCTGCACAGGGAGAATTATCAGGATCTTTAAGCCGTTTGATGGCTGTCGTGGAACAATATCCGAATTTAAAAGCCGATCAGCAATACATTAACTTCCAGAGAGAATATACTGCCATTGAAAATAGTATCAGAACTGAAACGGTATATTATAATCAGGCTGTACAGAAATACAATACTTCGATTAAACAGTTCCCTAACAATATTTTGGCAAACTTCACCAATTTCAAAGAAAAGCCTGCATTTAAGGCTGAAGCGGGAGCTGAAAAAGCACCTGAAGTATTCTCAGAATAA
- a CDS encoding M3 family metallopeptidase encodes MKNITSVLLISALAFNYSCTTMKKADTQKELFIPASLASNPFIKKSKLQYEAPEFDKIKNEHFKPAFDFGLKQHDSQILGIADNPDAPTFENTIVALEKSGEILKRAMIVFSNLTSANTNPTLQALDEEYAPIFAAHSDKMYLNENLYKRIKAISENGLDAESKRLLQYYKQNFEIAGANLSSADKEKLKQINQELASLSTQYSNKLLEARKQGGVFFTDAKELDGLSADEIAAAASDAKNAGKPGQYLLALQNTTQQPLLQNLKNRATREKLFKASWLRAEKGDANDTRETIEKLANLRLKKAQVLGKKSFAEWKLQDQMAKTPEAATKLMNQIATPAVETARREAKDIQDLIDQQKGGFKLEPWDWNFYAEQVRKAKFDLDESEIKPYFEITTVLEKGVFFAAEKFYGLTFKKRTDLPVYHPDVVTYEVFDHDGKSIAIYYLDFYTRDSKNGGAWMSNFVEQSYLLGTKPVIVNCYNYQKPAPGKPSLISYDDVTTIFHEFGHSIHGMFASQKYPSLSGTNVPRDFVEFPSQINEHWALDPVVLKNYALHYQTKQPIPQALVDKIKKAATFNQGYMTTELVSAAELDMDWHTVTNESELIPVLDFEKQSLAKHGFTLATVPPRYHTPYFAHIWGGGYSAGYYAYLWSETLDNDAWEWISKNGGLTRENGDRFRKYILSVGNSVDLNQAFRDFTGHDPDIKPLLRNRGFIK; translated from the coding sequence ATGAAAAATATTACATCGGTATTATTAATTTCTGCATTAGCATTTAACTACTCTTGTACTACAATGAAAAAAGCCGATACTCAAAAGGAACTTTTTATTCCTGCCTCACTCGCATCAAACCCTTTTATAAAGAAAAGCAAGCTTCAGTATGAAGCTCCCGAGTTTGATAAAATTAAAAATGAACATTTTAAACCTGCTTTTGATTTCGGACTCAAGCAACATGATTCTCAGATCTTAGGTATCGCCGATAATCCTGATGCTCCTACTTTTGAAAACACCATCGTTGCTTTGGAAAAAAGCGGTGAAATTTTAAAAAGAGCCATGATTGTATTCTCAAACCTTACAAGTGCGAATACCAATCCTACTTTACAGGCTTTAGATGAAGAATATGCTCCGATTTTTGCGGCTCACTCCGATAAAATGTATCTGAATGAGAATCTTTATAAGAGAATCAAAGCGATTTCTGAAAACGGGTTAGATGCTGAAAGCAAAAGACTATTACAATATTATAAACAAAACTTCGAAATTGCGGGCGCAAACCTTTCTTCTGCTGATAAAGAGAAATTAAAGCAGATCAATCAGGAATTAGCATCCCTTTCTACCCAATACTCAAACAAGTTATTGGAAGCGAGAAAGCAGGGTGGAGTTTTCTTTACCGATGCAAAAGAACTGGACGGACTTTCTGCTGATGAAATTGCTGCCGCTGCAAGTGATGCTAAAAATGCAGGAAAGCCTGGTCAATATTTATTAGCTTTACAAAATACTACACAACAACCTCTTCTGCAAAATCTGAAAAACAGAGCAACAAGAGAAAAATTATTCAAAGCATCCTGGCTGAGAGCTGAAAAAGGAGACGCAAACGATACCAGAGAAACCATTGAAAAATTGGCTAATCTGAGACTTAAAAAAGCTCAGGTGTTAGGTAAAAAAAGTTTCGCAGAGTGGAAATTACAGGATCAGATGGCTAAAACTCCCGAAGCTGCCACCAAATTAATGAACCAGATTGCAACACCTGCTGTAGAAACGGCAAGACGTGAAGCTAAAGATATTCAGGATCTGATTGATCAGCAGAAAGGAGGTTTCAAACTTGAACCTTGGGACTGGAATTTTTACGCGGAACAGGTTAGAAAGGCAAAATTTGATCTTGATGAAAGTGAAATAAAACCTTATTTTGAAATTACAACCGTGTTGGAAAAAGGAGTTTTCTTCGCGGCTGAAAAATTTTATGGATTAACCTTCAAAAAAAGAACGGACCTTCCGGTATATCATCCTGATGTTGTGACGTACGAAGTCTTCGACCACGACGGTAAGTCTATCGCCATTTATTACCTGGATTTCTACACAAGAGATTCTAAAAACGGAGGTGCATGGATGAGCAATTTTGTTGAGCAGTCTTATCTTTTAGGAACAAAACCAGTCATTGTCAACTGCTACAATTATCAGAAACCTGCTCCGGGAAAACCTTCATTAATCAGCTATGATGATGTAACCACAATTTTCCACGAGTTTGGTCACTCTATTCACGGGATGTTTGCAAGCCAGAAATACCCTTCTCTTTCAGGAACGAATGTACCTAGAGATTTTGTAGAATTCCCTTCGCAAATTAACGAACACTGGGCTTTAGATCCGGTAGTTCTGAAAAACTACGCCCTTCATTACCAAACGAAACAACCCATTCCACAGGCTCTAGTTGATAAAATTAAAAAAGCAGCTACCTTTAATCAAGGGTACATGACCACTGAATTGGTTTCTGCCGCTGAATTGGATATGGATTGGCATACGGTAACCAATGAAAGCGAACTTATTCCTGTTTTGGACTTCGAAAAACAATCACTGGCAAAACACGGATTCACTTTAGCAACAGTTCCTCCAAGATATCATACGCCTTATTTTGCACATATTTGGGGAGGAGGCTATTCAGCAGGATATTATGCTTACTTATGGTCAGAAACATTGGATAATGACGCTTGGGAATGGATTTCAAAGAATGGCGGACTGACCAGAGAAAACGGAGACCGTTTCAGAAAATATATTCTTTCTGTAGGAAATTCTGTTGATCTGAACCAGGCATTCAGAGATTTTACAGGACACGATCCTGATATTAAACCTTTATTGAGAAACAGAGGTTTTATTAAATAA
- a CDS encoding trimeric intracellular cation channel family protein, with protein MHEQLNFAIEVLGTISFSMSGSFAAMQKRLDPFGVLIIAFVTSVGGGTVRDLLLDIPVFWMHDLLTCALIILTSIFTMIFKSLEKNFQVTLFIFDSFGLGLFTIIGIQKGLHVGIHPLICIGLGTITGCFGGIIRDILLNRIPLIFRKEIYATACIVGGSIFLLLTKFTPLSYTVIQIFTILLIVAIRTLAVKYHWQIPKFYGYNNDAEM; from the coding sequence ATGCACGAACAGCTCAATTTTGCCATAGAAGTACTTGGAACGATTTCCTTTTCAATGTCCGGAAGTTTTGCCGCCATGCAAAAACGCCTGGATCCTTTTGGAGTGCTTATTATTGCATTCGTGACCTCTGTGGGAGGCGGAACTGTAAGAGATTTGTTACTGGACATTCCGGTGTTCTGGATGCATGATCTTCTGACTTGCGCATTGATTATCCTGACCAGTATTTTTACCATGATTTTCAAATCTCTTGAAAAAAACTTTCAGGTAACTTTATTTATTTTTGACAGCTTCGGACTTGGATTATTTACGATAATCGGGATTCAGAAAGGATTGCATGTAGGTATACATCCTTTAATTTGTATTGGTCTGGGAACGATTACAGGATGTTTCGGAGGGATTATCCGGGATATTTTGCTCAACAGAATTCCTCTGATATTCAGAAAAGAAATTTATGCAACAGCCTGTATTGTGGGTGGCTCCATATTTTTACTGTTAACAAAATTCACTCCTCTTTCTTATACGGTCATTCAGATTTTTACGATTTTATTAATTGTAGCTATCAGAACATTGGCCGTAAAGTATCATTGGCAAATTCCCAAATTTTATGGATATAATAATGATGCTGAAATGTAA
- a CDS encoding dihydrofolate reductase gives MTTIVVAMGEKNEIGFENQLLWHLPKDLKHFKDLTSGHPVIMGRKTYESIGKPLPNRTNIVVSRQKDWFEEGILIVGSIKEAVKFAKKIDEEVFIIGGGNIYEQTMDVTDKLEVTLVKADLQADTYFPKIDPKVWRKVDEVCHEKDEKNQYDFCFQTYEKIKSE, from the coding sequence ATGACAACAATAGTGGTGGCAATGGGAGAGAAAAATGAAATTGGTTTTGAAAACCAGTTGCTTTGGCATCTTCCGAAAGATTTAAAACATTTTAAAGATCTGACGTCGGGGCACCCGGTTATTATGGGAAGAAAAACATATGAAAGCATCGGTAAACCTCTTCCTAACCGTACCAATATTGTTGTATCCAGACAAAAAGACTGGTTTGAAGAAGGTATTTTAATCGTAGGAAGCATTAAAGAGGCTGTGAAATTTGCCAAAAAGATTGATGAAGAGGTCTTCATTATCGGAGGCGGAAATATTTATGAGCAGACGATGGATGTTACGGATAAGCTGGAGGTGACTTTAGTAAAAGCGGATTTACAGGCAGATACTTATTTTCCGAAAATTGATCCTAAGGTTTGGAGAAAAGTGGATGAAGTTTGCCATGAGAAAGATGAAAAAAATCAATATGATTTTTGTTTTCAGACTTATGAAAAAATTAAGAGTGAATAG
- a CDS encoding monovalent cation:proton antiporter-2 (CPA2) family protein, whose protein sequence is MESSLAMNTLIFLGVAIIMVPLVRKFGLSSVIGYLAGGIIIGPYVLKLTGKDVNDIMHASEFGVIMLLFLVGLELEPRKFWEMRKKIIGLGLTQMLLTTSLLFLVFIWVDWKIDKAFAIAMCFALSSTAIVLQTLQEKNNLKTLAGEASFSTLLFQDIAVIPILAILPLVANYKARHHDNEIQVLIQTLPEWMQFATVILGVAILILLGRYVFVPFLRYVSKSGMTELLTASSLFLVIGVSELMVAIGLSPALGAFLAGVMLANSEFRHELEAQIDPFKGLLLAVFFVSVGSTMNFDIIQKDPVFIFSTVFAVLSIKFIVLFFIGKFFKIDTPQSLFYAFALSQVGEFAFVLINYASSLYLISPELNAQMMAVTAITMCITPLLLIINDKIITPKFIKEIPEQDNAFNILDNNVAQKKIIIVGFGHFGSTVGRLLKANKITATVLDRDSDRVKLLRSYGFKVYYGDATRIPILRAAGIEDAEILVLCLDDPDDNKFIAELVREHYPNVKIFVRAKNRIDAYSYLNNGIDNIYRETLGTAVDMAVDVLHETGMRKYAARRLGQRFMAIDKDSVRKLAKIKEEGDLNIFTTKEMLQREEELLAYDNLNFDTRNWEGSSSADEEDED, encoded by the coding sequence ATGGAATCTAGCTTAGCAATGAATACCCTTATTTTTTTAGGCGTTGCCATCATTATGGTTCCGCTTGTAAGAAAATTTGGTCTAAGTTCTGTAATCGGTTATCTTGCAGGAGGTATTATTATCGGTCCTTATGTTTTAAAACTAACCGGTAAAGATGTAAATGACATTATGCACGCCAGTGAATTCGGAGTGATTATGCTTTTATTTCTAGTCGGACTAGAACTTGAACCCAGAAAATTTTGGGAGATGCGGAAGAAAATTATCGGACTGGGACTCACACAAATGCTTCTGACCACTTCCCTGCTTTTTTTAGTATTTATCTGGGTCGATTGGAAAATAGATAAAGCTTTCGCCATTGCGATGTGTTTTGCACTCTCTTCCACAGCTATTGTTTTACAGACTTTACAGGAAAAAAATAATTTAAAAACATTAGCCGGAGAAGCTTCATTTTCCACGCTTTTATTTCAGGATATTGCAGTGATTCCTATATTGGCAATTTTACCACTTGTTGCCAATTATAAAGCCAGGCATCACGATAACGAAATTCAGGTTTTGATACAAACACTTCCGGAATGGATGCAGTTTGCAACCGTAATTCTGGGAGTTGCTATTTTAATTTTATTAGGACGATATGTTTTCGTTCCTTTTTTAAGATATGTTTCAAAGTCGGGAATGACGGAGCTTTTAACGGCTTCTTCTTTATTTTTGGTAATTGGTGTTTCAGAGCTTATGGTCGCAATTGGGCTATCTCCTGCTTTAGGAGCTTTCCTTGCAGGGGTAATGCTCGCCAACAGTGAGTTTCGGCATGAACTTGAAGCGCAAATCGACCCGTTCAAAGGATTATTATTGGCGGTGTTTTTTGTAAGTGTCGGCTCTACCATGAATTTTGATATTATCCAGAAAGATCCGGTCTTTATTTTCAGTACCGTTTTTGCTGTTTTAAGTATAAAATTTATTGTTTTATTTTTTATCGGGAAGTTTTTCAAAATTGATACTCCTCAGAGCTTATTTTATGCTTTTGCTCTTTCTCAGGTGGGAGAATTTGCTTTTGTATTAATCAATTATGCTTCCAGTCTTTATCTGATCAGTCCGGAACTGAACGCACAAATGATGGCGGTAACGGCAATCACCATGTGTATCACTCCGCTTCTTTTAATTATCAATGATAAAATCATAACTCCTAAATTTATTAAAGAAATCCCTGAACAGGATAATGCTTTTAACATTTTAGACAACAATGTCGCCCAGAAAAAAATCATAATTGTTGGTTTTGGCCATTTTGGAAGTACGGTCGGACGATTGCTTAAAGCCAATAAAATAACTGCAACTGTTTTGGACAGAGATTCGGATCGTGTCAAATTATTAAGAAGTTATGGTTTCAAAGTATATTATGGGGATGCGACAAGAATTCCTATTCTGAGAGCAGCAGGAATTGAAGATGCCGAGATTCTGGTTCTTTGTCTTGACGATCCTGATGATAATAAATTCATTGCAGAGCTTGTGCGGGAACATTATCCTAATGTAAAAATCTTCGTAAGAGCTAAAAACAGAATTGATGCATACAGTTACCTCAACAACGGAATTGATAATATCTACCGTGAAACACTGGGTACTGCGGTTGATATGGCAGTAGATGTTCTGCATGAAACAGGGATGAGAAAATATGCAGCAAGAAGGCTCGGACAAAGGTTTATGGCTATAGATAAAGATTCTGTAAGGAAATTAGCTAAAATCAAAGAAGAAGGTGATCTCAATATTTTTACGACAAAAGAAATGCTTCAGCGAGAAGAAGAACTACTCGCTTATGATAATCTTAATTTCGATACCCGAAACTGGGAAGGTTCATCATCTGCAGATGAAGAAGATGAAGATTAA
- a CDS encoding DUF2807 domain-containing protein, producing MRSQTIFIFSAFLLLASCDKQERRNGEREKSNWVEKVVTTDNGPMKQREVTGDFDEIEVSQAIDAEIIKADVEKVVIYAPQNIIDEVLVDNDGGNLHIHYKKGIRVMNTHNVSAKIYTKDFSKLNANSAANITVKDKFVQEKTHIEVSSAASISGDLEANDFDISVDSSSNFKGKIWAVDLGIEASSGASIDISGKAKKAEVTSSSGSSVSAKELVADHVSAEASSGANIQISASSSIKADASSGGSVNVYKRGNVTSVTKEESSGGSVSIE from the coding sequence ATGAGATCACAAACTATTTTTATTTTTTCTGCCTTCCTATTATTAGCCTCGTGCGATAAGCAAGAACGAAGAAATGGTGAAAGAGAAAAAAGCAACTGGGTTGAAAAAGTGGTTACCACCGACAACGGACCCATGAAGCAAAGGGAGGTCACCGGAGATTTTGATGAAATTGAAGTTTCCCAGGCGATTGATGCTGAAATTATAAAAGCTGATGTTGAAAAAGTAGTCATTTATGCCCCTCAGAATATTATTGATGAGGTATTGGTAGATAACGACGGCGGAAATCTTCATATTCATTATAAAAAAGGAATAAGGGTAATGAATACCCATAACGTTTCCGCTAAAATTTATACCAAAGATTTTTCAAAGCTTAATGCGAATTCTGCGGCAAATATTACTGTTAAGGACAAATTTGTTCAGGAGAAAACACATATTGAAGTGTCCAGTGCAGCAAGTATTTCCGGAGATCTTGAAGCGAATGATTTCGATATTTCCGTAGACAGCAGCAGTAATTTTAAAGGAAAAATATGGGCTGTAGATTTAGGAATAGAGGCTTCCTCAGGAGCAAGTATAGATATTTCCGGGAAAGCCAAAAAAGCTGAGGTTACCTCTTCTTCAGGAAGCAGCGTTTCAGCAAAAGAGCTTGTAGCAGATCATGTAAGTGCAGAAGCTTCAAGTGGGGCAAATATACAAATCAGTGCTTCTTCATCCATTAAAGCAGATGCTTCTTCAGGAGGGAGTGTGAATGTATATAAAAGAGGAAATGTAACTTCTGTAACGAAAGAAGAGAGTAGTGGCGGAAGTGTATCGATTGAGTAA
- a CDS encoding TPM domain-containing protein, translating into MKLRSLKIVFSFLLLCFYSFVSAQYTIPEKPSTLYPVYDKANLLSQQEIDKLNDKLIKFADSTSTEIEVIIIPSTKGEDVNFLATMFGEKWGIGKKDIDNGIVFLIATEDHTMSIQQGRAVEQYLTASVAGQILDYIVTPHFKKGEWYEGINRGTSALMEAVQGKFKPIAKEESGDGNALKILLIAFVILVILAILFGNRGGGNGGNDDDDVLITRRGRRNYPGGFFPFPGSFGGGGFGGGSGGGGGFGGFGGGGSFGGGGASGGW; encoded by the coding sequence ATGAAATTACGTTCTCTTAAAATAGTATTTTCATTTTTACTGCTTTGCTTTTACAGTTTTGTATCAGCACAGTACACTATTCCTGAAAAGCCATCGACTCTCTATCCTGTTTATGATAAAGCCAATTTATTAAGTCAACAGGAAATAGATAAACTGAATGACAAACTCATTAAGTTTGCAGATTCCACCTCAACGGAAATTGAAGTAATCATTATTCCTTCTACAAAGGGAGAAGATGTCAACTTTTTAGCCACCATGTTCGGCGAAAAATGGGGAATCGGAAAAAAAGATATTGATAACGGAATTGTTTTCCTTATTGCCACCGAAGATCATACCATGTCGATACAGCAGGGGAGAGCCGTTGAACAGTATTTAACAGCATCAGTTGCCGGACAGATTTTAGATTATATTGTTACTCCACATTTTAAAAAAGGAGAATGGTATGAAGGAATCAATCGGGGAACTTCTGCACTGATGGAAGCCGTTCAGGGAAAATTCAAACCTATTGCCAAAGAAGAAAGCGGAGACGGAAATGCGCTAAAGATATTACTCATTGCTTTTGTCATTTTAGTTATTCTTGCCATCCTTTTCGGAAACAGAGGAGGAGGAAATGGCGGAAACGATGATGATGACGTTCTTATTACAAGACGTGGCAGAAGAAACTATCCCGGAGGATTCTTTCCATTTCCAGGCAGCTTTGGCGGAGGGGGATTTGGTGGTGGCTCCGGCGGAGGCGGTGGATTTGGAGGTTTCGGCGGAGGCGGAAGTTTTGGCGGAGGCGGTGCATCTGGCGGATGGTAA
- a CDS encoding tetratricopeptide repeat protein, with protein sequence MNKYIKFVISAIIIAIAVYLMMNRNIGWGIVLVVVAAAPILLFFKNEYILLAFWQLRKQNMEKAAVWLQSVTNYQTQLHKSQYGYYHYLLGLTQAQDHPTKVEPLMRKALEYGLNMKHDRAMATLNLAAAAISKGRKQEGQKLLEEAKRLDSAGMMTDQIKMMKDQLKMPTMQKHMHNPHMRNRGKFF encoded by the coding sequence ATGAATAAATACATAAAATTCGTAATCTCTGCGATTATTATTGCAATAGCGGTTTATCTGATGATGAACAGAAACATCGGTTGGGGTATTGTTTTGGTTGTTGTTGCTGCTGCACCTATTTTGCTTTTCTTTAAAAATGAATATATCCTTTTGGCTTTCTGGCAATTGAGAAAACAAAACATGGAAAAGGCGGCTGTTTGGTTACAAAGCGTCACCAATTATCAAACTCAGCTTCATAAATCTCAATATGGATATTATCATTATCTATTAGGATTAACACAAGCTCAGGATCATCCGACAAAAGTGGAGCCTTTAATGAGAAAAGCTTTGGAATACGGATTGAATATGAAGCACGACAGGGCAATGGCTACCTTGAATTTAGCTGCTGCAGCAATTTCCAAAGGAAGAAAACAGGAAGGACAAAAACTATTGGAAGAAGCAAAGAGATTAGACAGCGCAGGAATGATGACCGATCAGATCAAAATGATGAAAGACCAGCTGAAAATGCCAACAATGCAGAAGCATATGCATAATCCTCATATGAGAAACAGAGGGAAATTCTTTTAA
- a CDS encoding four helix bundle protein, with the protein MDFNQTFRDITKKISVSIIKSLSPLAYSDDLSIIRKQIIRSATSVAANYRAASRARSEKERFAKICIVVEEIDETQFWLEIIEELGYLNEEKILHLKLECEELVKVMTKYKLSQNITA; encoded by the coding sequence ATGGATTTTAATCAAACATTTAGAGATATAACTAAAAAAATTTCTGTCTCTATTATTAAATCTTTATCGCCATTAGCTTATTCTGATGATCTTTCAATAATCAGAAAACAAATTATCAGATCTGCAACATCTGTTGCGGCCAATTACAGGGCCGCTTCAAGAGCAAGATCCGAAAAAGAAAGGTTTGCAAAAATTTGTATTGTTGTTGAGGAAATTGATGAGACTCAATTCTGGCTGGAAATAATTGAGGAATTAGGATATTTAAATGAGGAAAAAATTCTACATTTAAAATTGGAATGTGAAGAATTAGTAAAAGTAATGACCAAATATAAATTATCCCAAAATATAACGGCATAA